The following are from one region of the Vitis riparia cultivar Riparia Gloire de Montpellier isolate 1030 chromosome 9, EGFV_Vit.rip_1.0, whole genome shotgun sequence genome:
- the LOC117922608 gene encoding putative disease resistance protein RGA3, with protein sequence MADALVSIVLERLTSVVEQQIHEQVSLVPGVESEIQSLKSTLRSVRDVLEDAERRKVKEKSVQGWLERLKDMAYEMMDVLDEWSIAIFQFQMEGVENASTSKTKVSFCMPSPFIRFKQVASERTDFNFVSSRSEERPQRLITTSAIDISEVYGRDMDEKIILDHLLGKMRQEKSGLYIVSIFGTGGMGKTTLARLAYNHRQVKAHFDERIWVCVSDPFEPARIFRDIVEIIQKASPNLHNLEALQQKVQTCVSGKKFLLVLDDVWTEDNQLWEQLKNTLHCGAAGSRILATTRKESVVKMMRTTYKHPLGELSLEQSRALFHQIAFSERSNWEKEEELKEIGEKIADKCKGLPLAIKTLGNLLRIKNSEEEWKYVLNSEVWQLDEFERDISPALLLSYYDLPPAIQRCFSFCAVFPKDSVIERDELIKLWMAQSYLKSDGSKEMEMVGRTYFEYLAARSFFQDFEKDTDGNIIRCKMHDIVHDFAQFLTQNECFIVEVDNQQMESIDLSFKKIRHITLVVRESIPNFVSTYNMKNLHTLLAKEAFKSSVLVALPNLLRHLTCLRALDLSSNQLIEELPKEVGKLIHLRFLNLSFCRKLKKLPETIYDLYNLQTLNIQGCSSLPKLPQAMGKLINLRHLENSFLNNKGLPKGIGRLSSLQTLNVFIVSSHGNDEGQIGDLRNLNNLRGDLSIQGLDEVKDAGEAEKAELKNKVHLQDLTLGFCREEGTKGVAEALQPHPNLKALHIYYYGDREWPNWMMGSSLAQLKILHLKFCERCPCLPPLGQLRVLEELGIWKMYGVKYIGSEFLGSSSTVFPKLKELAISGLDELKQWEIKEKEERSIMPCLNHLIMRGCPKLEGLPDHVLQRTTLQILNIRSSPILERRYRKDIGEDRHKISHIPQVKCRCD encoded by the coding sequence ATGGCTGATGCCCTCGTTTCTATTGTGCTGGAACGCTTAACTTCGGTTGTTGAACAGCAGATTCATGAACAAGTTTCTCTGGTTCCGGGTGTTGAATCAGAAATTCAAAGTCTCAAAAGCACACTCCGCTCCGTCCGAGATGTTCTTGAAGATGCCGAGAGGagaaaagtgaaggaaaaatctGTCCAAGGTTGGTTGGAGAGGCTCAAAGACATGGCCTACGAAATGATGGACGTGCTGGATGAGTGGAGCATTGCTATTTTTCAATTCCAGATGGAGGGAGTTGAAAATGCTTCCACGTCTAAGACGAAGGTAAGCTTCTGTATGCCCTCCCCTTTCATCCGTTTCAAGCAAGTTGCAAGTGAACGGACCGATTTTAATTTTGTCTCTAGTAGGAGTGAGGAGCGACCACAGCGACTTATAACTACCTCTGCAATTGATATTTCAGAGGTGTACGGTCGGGATATGGATGAAAAAATCATATTAGACCATTTGTTGGGTAAGATGCGTCAAGAGAAATCTGGCCTCTACATCGTCTCCATATTTGGGACGGGAGGCATGGGCAAAACAACTCTTGCTCGACTAGCCTACAACCACCGACAGGTGAAGGCCCATTTTGATGAAAGAATATGGGTCTGTGTCTCTGATCCTTTTGAGCCAGCCAGAATTTTTAGGGATATTGTTGAAATCATCCAGAAAGCGTCTCCTAATCTCCATAATTTGGAAGCTTTACAACAAAAAGTTCAAACGTGTGTCTCTGGAAAGAAGTTCCTTCTTGTGCTAGATGATGTGTGGACTGAAGACAATCAATTGTGGGAACAACTGAAGAACACCCTCCACTGCGGAGCAGCAGGGAGTAGAATTCTGGCGACCACACGCAAAGAGAGTGTTGTTAAGATGATGAGAACTACGTACAAGCATCCCTTGGGGGAGCTGTCTTTGGAGCAATCTCGGGCATTATTCCATCAAATAGCTTTCTCTGAAAGGAGTAATtgggagaaagaggaagaattaaaagaaattggtgAGAAAATAGCAGACAAATGCAAGGGCTTGCCCCTCGCTATAAAAACTTTAGGGAACCTCTTGCGCATAAAAAATAGCGAGGAAGAATGGAAGTACGTATTGAATAGTGAAGTATGGCAGCTAGATGAGTTTGAGAGAGATATTTCCCCTGCTTTGTTGTTGAGTTATTATGATCTGCCCCCTGCAATTCAACGCTGCTTCTCATTTTGTGCTGTTTTTCCAAAAGACTCGGTTATTGAGAGAGATGAGCTGATCAAGTTGTGGATGGCACAAAGCTATCTCAAATCTGATGGGAGTAAAGAGATGGAGATGGTTGGGAGAACGTACTTTGAATATTTAGCTGCTCGGTCTTTCTtccaagattttgaaaaagatacTGATGGTAATATAATACGTTGTAAGATGCATGATATAGTGCATGATTTTGCTCAATTTTTGACTCAAAATGAATGCTTTATTGTGGAGGTTGACAACCAACAAATGGAGAGCATAGATTTATCCTTCAAAAAGATTCGTCATATCACCTTAGTTGTCCGAGAGAGTATCCCTAATTTCGTCTCCACTTATAACATGAAGAATCTACACACCCTCTTGGCTAAGGAAGCattcaagtcaagtgttcttgTAGCCTTACCTAATTTGTTAAGGCATTTGACATGTCTCAGGGCATTGGATTTGAGCAGCAATCAGTTGATTGAGGAACTTCCTAAGGAGGTAGGAAAATTGATACATTTAAGATTCCTTAATCTATCATTTTGTAGAAAATTGAAGAAGTTGCCTGAAACAATTTATGATTTATATAATTTGCAAACCTTAAATATTCAAGGATGTTCCAGTCTTCCGAAACTACCACAGGCAATGGGTAAACTAATTAATTTGAGGCATCttgaaaattcttttcttaataataagGGCTTGCCAAAAGGAATTGGAAGATTAAGCTCTCTTCAGACATTGAATGTTTTCATTGTGAGTAGTCATGGCAATGATGAAGGCCAAATAGGAGACCTGAGAAACTTGAACAACCTAAGAGGAGATCTTTCCATTCAAGGGTTGGATGAAGTGAAAGATGCAGGGGAGGCAGAAAAAGCAGAATTGAAGAATAAGGTACACCTCCAAGATTTGACATTGGGATTTTGTAGAGAGGAGGGGACCAAGGGTGTGGCTGAAGCTCTACAACCCCATCCAAACTTGAAAGCTctacatatatattattatggTGACAGAGAGTGGCCCAATTGGATGATGGGTTCATCATTAGCTCAACTGAAAATACTTCACCTCAAGTTTTGCGAAAGATGTCCATGTTTGCCTCCTTTGGGGCAACTGCGTGTCCTCGAGGAGCTGGGGATATGGAAAATGTACGGTGTGAAATACATAGGTAGTGAGTTTTTGGGATCATCATCAACAGTATTCCCAAAGCTGAAGGAATTGGCTATTTCTGGTTTGGATGAATTGAAGCAatgggaaataaaagaaaaagaagagaggtcAATAATGCCATGTCTCAATCACTTGATTATGAGAGGCTGCCCAAAGCTGGAGGGACTGCCGGATCACGTGCTCCAGAGGACAACATTGCAGATATTGAACATCAGATCTTCTCCTATTCTGGAACGACGCTATCGAAAGGATATCGGAGAGGATCGACACAAAATATCTCATATCCCGCAAGTCAAATGTAGATGCGACTGA